The genomic window CGGGACCACATCCTCGCCCCGGCCCGGAATGATACGGACGTTATCCAGCCCCAGCGTCAGACAGGCCTGGCGCAGGAACCGGACTTTTTTGCCATTGGGCTCGACCAGGGTCACCGGCCGCCGGGGCTGGACGATCGCGATCGGCAGCCCCGGCAGGCCCGCCCCAGTCCCGATATCCACCAGCGCACCATCGGGCAGCCAGGGCACGACTGCGAGGCTGTCAAGCAGGTGGCGCGGAATCATGACCTGCGGATCGCGAATGGCAGAGAGGTTATAGACCCGATTCCAGCGTGCCAGCAGATCGCGATAGGCGATCAGCGCCGGCGCCGCCTCCACAGGCAGACCCCAGCGCTCAAGCCCGCGGTGCAGGTCCGCTTGATCGCGCCCGGTCGCCGCCATTCAAGCGCTCTGACGGGCCGGGTCACGACGCAGATGGACCAGCAGCAGCGACACCGCCGCGGGTGTCACGCCCGGGATCCGGCCTGCCTGTCCGAGGGTGGAGGGCTGGTGGCGCTGGAGT from Spiribacter curvatus includes these protein-coding regions:
- the rsmG gene encoding 16S rRNA (guanine(527)-N(7))-methyltransferase RsmG, producing MAATGRDQADLHRGLERWGLPVEAAPALIAYRDLLARWNRVYNLSAIRDPQVMIPRHLLDSLAVVPWLPDGALVDIGTGAGLPGLPIAIVQPRRPVTLVEPNGKKVRFLRQACLTLGLDNVRIIPGRGEDVVPQAPFAVAICRALTDAVGFWAIASRLIDDRGQAIAMKGRPETEPLAGLEAAGVSWRRQALEVPGLDASRHLLIMERSVAVTG